A window of Rhododendron vialii isolate Sample 1 chromosome 13a, ASM3025357v1 contains these coding sequences:
- the LOC131312508 gene encoding GCN5-related N-acetyltransferase 6, chloroplastic-like isoform X2 translates to MEVKELKVAQQALMMTNWAPPKRQSHVVLGMSREAFPVSHSKWKTLDIHCDSSQSIWQSAVSRSDSSKLPELSFNRLQLSDQECIGLQKRNFGMFVAREAVLDEEYWTAAWLRAEAHWESLSYMRHVDSYKRKYAEQVKKEDKNKRRTVLNSVVGTLDLSMRQFLQGETYPGEVKRLSTVFACQEPCDAHKYAYVANVCVSKFARRQGIALNMLYLATDVAALSGMKQLFVHVNADNKPAQELYKKTGFKIVEAASSPLSKDQMLLMNMEL, encoded by the exons ATGGAGGTGAAGGAGCTAAAAGTCGCACAGCAGGCCCTAATGATGACCAACTGGGCACCCCCAAAGCGCCAATCCCACGTTGTACTCGGCATGTCTAG GGAGGCCTTTCCTGTTTCACATTCTAAGTGGAAAACTCTTGATATCCATTGTGATAGTAGCCAAAGTATCTGGCAGTCAGCTGTTTCTAGGAGTGATAGCTCAAAGCTGCCCGAGCTCTCTTTCAACCGGCTGCAGCTCAGTGACCAGGAATGTATTGGATTGCAGAAGCGAAATTTTGGCATGTTTGTCGCCCGTGAAGCTGTGCTGGACGAAGAGTATTGG ACAGCAGCATGGCTGCGAGCAGAAGCTCATTGGGAGTCTTTATCATATATGAG GCATGTTGATAGTTACAAACGAAAGTATGCTGAGCAG GTTAAGAAggaagacaaaaacaaaagaagaactGTTCTAAACAGTGTTGTGGGAACTCTGGACCTTAGCATGCGGCAATTCTTACAAGGGGAAACATACCCTGGG gaGGTCAAAAGGCTGTCTACTGTCTTTGCATGTCAAGAGCCCTGTGACGCACATAAGTATGCTTATGTTGCAAATGTTTGTGTTTCAAAGTTTGCTCGGCGTCAGGGAATAGCTTTAAATATGTTATATTTGGCCACTGATGTTGCCGCCTTATCAG GTATGAAGCAACTATTTGTTCATGTAAATGCAGACAATAAGCCTGCCCAAGAATTGTACAAAAAAACTGGCTTTAAG ATAGTTGAAGCAGCTTCATCTCCTCTGTCAAAAGATCAGATGCTACTAATGAATATGGAACTGTAA
- the LOC131312508 gene encoding GCN5-related N-acetyltransferase 6, chloroplastic-like isoform X1 has protein sequence MEVKELKVAQQALMMTNWAPPKRQSHVVLGMSREAFPVSHSKWKTLDIHCDSSQSIWQSAVSRSDSSKLPELSFNRLQLSDQECIGLQKRNFGMFVAREAVLDEEYWTAAWLRAEAHWESLSYMRHVDSYKRKYAEQEFYALKRRCTGQDGNSLKCSCFVAVKKEDKNKRRTVLNSVVGTLDLSMRQFLQGETYPGEVKRLSTVFACQEPCDAHKYAYVANVCVSKFARRQGIALNMLYLATDVAALSGMKQLFVHVNADNKPAQELYKKTGFKIVEAASSPLSKDQMLLMNMEL, from the exons ATGGAGGTGAAGGAGCTAAAAGTCGCACAGCAGGCCCTAATGATGACCAACTGGGCACCCCCAAAGCGCCAATCCCACGTTGTACTCGGCATGTCTAG GGAGGCCTTTCCTGTTTCACATTCTAAGTGGAAAACTCTTGATATCCATTGTGATAGTAGCCAAAGTATCTGGCAGTCAGCTGTTTCTAGGAGTGATAGCTCAAAGCTGCCCGAGCTCTCTTTCAACCGGCTGCAGCTCAGTGACCAGGAATGTATTGGATTGCAGAAGCGAAATTTTGGCATGTTTGTCGCCCGTGAAGCTGTGCTGGACGAAGAGTATTGG ACAGCAGCATGGCTGCGAGCAGAAGCTCATTGGGAGTCTTTATCATATATGAG GCATGTTGATAGTTACAAACGAAAGTATGCTGAGCAG GAGTTCTATGCTTTGAAGCGACGATGTACTGGACAGGATGGCAATTCATTGAAGTGCTCTTGTTTTGTTGCA GTTAAGAAggaagacaaaaacaaaagaagaactGTTCTAAACAGTGTTGTGGGAACTCTGGACCTTAGCATGCGGCAATTCTTACAAGGGGAAACATACCCTGGG gaGGTCAAAAGGCTGTCTACTGTCTTTGCATGTCAAGAGCCCTGTGACGCACATAAGTATGCTTATGTTGCAAATGTTTGTGTTTCAAAGTTTGCTCGGCGTCAGGGAATAGCTTTAAATATGTTATATTTGGCCACTGATGTTGCCGCCTTATCAG GTATGAAGCAACTATTTGTTCATGTAAATGCAGACAATAAGCCTGCCCAAGAATTGTACAAAAAAACTGGCTTTAAG ATAGTTGAAGCAGCTTCATCTCCTCTGTCAAAAGATCAGATGCTACTAATGAATATGGAACTGTAA